The following is a genomic window from Flavobacterium sp..
AATTATTGCCCCAAGCTGCAAACAAGAAAAATTCAAAATTTCTAAGCTAGAAAAAATTTATTTCTATAAAGGATTTAAAGATGTCTCTGTTGAGCAAAATTGGAGTGAATTATTTAGTCTTTTCCAAAGTAAATGAAAATTCTGAACCAACACCTATTTGGCTTTCCACATATATTTTTTCGTCGTGCCCTTCAATAATATGTTTCACGATTGCCAAACCTAATCCGGAACCGCCTTCACTTCTAGCACCACTCTTATCTACTCTATAAAAACGTTCAAAAAGACGAGGAATATTTTGTTTTTCAATTCCTTCGCCATTGTCAGTTATTCGAACAATAACTTTATTATTAATTAAATCTTCGATACTTACTTCGGTAGTTCCTCCCTTTTTACCATACTTAATTGAATTTACAACTAAATTAGTTACTATTTGTTGTATTTTTTCTTGATCGGCCATCACCCAGATAGGCTTGGAATATCTTGTATCAAAGGTTAACGTAATGTTTTTATTTGAAGCTTTCATTTCAAATAAATCGAAGACATTCTGAATTACTTCAACAATATTAAATCTTGTAACATCTAGATTAATTTCACCTACTTCTAATTTAGTAATCATATCTAAATCTTTCACAATGTAAATTAACCGCTCTACCCCTTTTTCTGCACGTTCTAGATATTTTGTACGAATATTTTTGTCCTCCATTGCCCCATCTAATAGCGTTAGCAAATACCCTTGAATGGTAAAAAGAGGTGTTTTTAATTCGTGAGAAACATTTCCTAAAAATTCTTTACGATATTCTTCTCTAATTTTTAGGGTTTCAATTTCTAGCTTTTTGTCACGAGCAAATTTCTTTACTTCTTTGGTCAAAGTAGCCATATCTGTAGTTATGGGCTGATTTATATAAGAGGTAGTTTCTAAAAGAGAAACATCATCATATATTTTTTTTACTCTTTTGTAAATAAAATGCTCAACTCTAAATTGAATTAAAAAAAAGGTAGCAAAATAAAAAATAGTTGAAAAAGCCAATACAATTAACAAATGTAATGACTGAATAAAAAAATG
Proteins encoded in this region:
- a CDS encoding sensor histidine kinase, with amino-acid sequence MQLKFKKSYKFALKSSFYITLFFLATILLYHFFIQSLHLLIVLAFSTIFYFATFFLIQFRVEHFIYKRVKKIYDDVSLLETTSYINQPITTDMATLTKEVKKFARDKKLEIETLKIREEYRKEFLGNVSHELKTPLFTIQGYLLTLLDGAMEDKNIRTKYLERAEKGVERLIYIVKDLDMITKLEVGEINLDVTRFNIVEVIQNVFDLFEMKASNKNITLTFDTRYSKPIWVMADQEKIQQIVTNLVVNSIKYGKKGGTTEVSIEDLINNKVIVRITDNGEGIEKQNIPRLFERFYRVDKSGARSEGGSGLGLAIVKHIIEGHDEKIYVESQIGVGSEFSFTLEKTK